Within the Gemmatimonas sp. genome, the region CATGTCCTTGTCGTCGGCGGCGGGCCCGCCGGGAGTGCCGCTGCCTGGCATTGCGCCCAGGCAGGGCTCGACGTGTGCCTGGTGGACCGGGCGCGTTTCCCGCGCGCCAAGCCGTGCGCGGAGTACGTGAGCCCCGAGGGGTCGCGCATTCTGCACGCCATGGGGGCGCTCGAGATGCTCGAGGCGCAGGCCGCCCCACTGTCGGGGATGGTCGTGCACGCCCCGTCCGGCGACCGCATTCACGGCGAGTTCGTGGCGCGCCATGGTTTCCGCGGCTTCCGCGATCGCGGACTCGGGGTCCGACGCGAGGTGCTCGATACCGTACTGCTCGATCGCGCCCGCGCCGCCGGGGTGCAGGTCATCGAGCAGGCCAAGGTGGAGCAGCTACAGCAGCACCCCGACGGGACCGTCACCGGCGCCACCCTGCGCACGCCGGAGGGGGAGCGCACCGTGCACGCCGCGCTGGTGATTGGCGCCGACGGGCTGCGCAGCGTGGTGTCGCGCCGCCTCGGCCTTGCCCACCAGTCGCGCTGGCCGCGCCGCGTGGCGCTGGTGGCACATTACCGCCACGTGAGCGGCGTGGGCACGTTGGGCGAGATGCACGTGACCCGCCGCGGATACGTCGGGCTGGCGGCCGTGGGCGACGGACTGGTCAATGTGGCCCTCGTCGTGCCCCGCCGGCACGCCGGCGACATGCGCGACGGCACGGAAGCGTATCTCACGCGCTGGCTCGAGGCGCACCCCACGCTGGCGTCGCGCTTTGCCGGCGCGACGCGGGTCACCCCCGTGCGCGCGACCGGACCCTTCGCGTCGCGTGCCCGCCGTCCGTGGCACCCGGGGGCCATGCTCACCGGCGATGCCGCCGACTTCTACGATCCGTTCACCGGTGAAGGGATCTACTCGGCGCTGCGCGGTGGCGAACTGCTCGCCGAGTACGCCCTGTCGGCCGTGCGCGCATCGTCACGCGAGGTGCACGTGCGTGCGCTACGCGGCTACGAGCGTGCCCGGCAGCAGACCTTCGGCGGCAAGTGGCGCGTGGAGCAGCTGATCGGACTGGCGGTGGGCATGCCACCGCTGCTCAACCACGCGGCGCGCGTGCTGTCGCGCGATCGTGATCTCGCCGACCTGCTCATTGGCGTGACCGGCGATTTCGTCCCGCCAAGTGCCGTCCTCACTCCCCGCACCTTGCTGCGCTTTCTCGGATGAGCCGCGCGCTCCCCCTTTCCTCTCTCCTATCTCGTGTGATCGACTCCGACCTGTTCCGCGCCGTCCTCGGCCGTTTTGCCACGGGCATTACGGTCATCACGACCTGCGACGCCAACAAGACGCCGCATGGCATGACGGTGAGCGCCTTCTCGTCGCTGAGCCTGTCGCCGCCGCTGGTGCTGGTGTGTATCGGCAACGATGCCACCATGGCCCCCGTCATCGACGCGGCACACTCGTTTGCGGTGAATGTGCTGAGCGCGGGCCAGGAGGCCATTTCGCGTCGCTTCGCGGGCAAGGTGGACGATCGGTTCGCGGGCGTTGGCTACACCACGGGCGAACTGGGCGACCCGGTGCTCGACGAGGTGCTGGCCTCGCTGCAGTGCCGCATCGTGGCGCGGCATCCCGCGGGCGATCATATGATCGTGGTGGGGGAAGTCGTGGCGGGCGCGACCTACGAAGGGAAGCCGCTGCTCTACTATCGCGGCGGCTACGCCGTGCTCGAGCGGTAGCCGGGGCGCACGTGTTCATCCCGGCGCGGCGCCGCGGGTCGGAGATACTCGACGACCCGAACGCAGACCCCGCGCTCTCGTTGCGGTCGCTGCGCGACATTGCCCTGGCCAACCGATTCTTCGGCGGCCGCGACGCCGTGGTCAACACCCTGCGCACCGTGCTGGCCTCCCGTCCCGCCGGCGATGCGCCGCTCACGCTGCTCGACATTGGCACCGGGCTGGGCGATATCCCGGCGGCGGCCGAACGGGTGGCGCGCGCGCAGGGCGTGGCGCTGCGCACCATTGGTCTCGAACGGGCGCCGCTGCTGGCGGGCGCGGCGGCGGCGCGCTGTACACACGGGCTGGCCGCCGACGCCATGCAGCTGCCCTTCGCCACCGGCAGCATCGACATCGTGACCATGTCGCAGGTGCTGCACCACTTCGACGGCGCTGAGGCCGAGCACCTGCTGCAGGAGTGCACGCGGGTGGCGCGCGTGGCGGTGATCGTGGGGGATCTGCGACGCAGCTGGCTGGCCGTGGCCGGACTGTGGGTCTCGTCGTTCGCGCTGGGCTTTCACCCGGTGAGTCGCCACGACGGTGTGCTGTCGGTATTGCGCGGGTATACCCGTGACGAGCTACAGGCGCTGGTCGAGCGCGCGACCCGGTGCCCCGCCACGGTTCGGCACCGGCTCGGCTTTCGCGTCACGGCGCACTGGTCACCGCAGTATCATGCACCATGATGCCGTGACGGCTTCCTTCTCCTCCCAATGATCATGACGTCTCCACTGCACTCCGCCGCCGCTCCCTTCGTGCTGGGGCCGCCTCCCACCGGGCGTCTTGTCACCACCGTGGACGAGCTGGTGGTGCGGGCGCCGGCCCAGCGCATCTTCGAGGTGGCAGCGGCGGTGGAGCACTGGCCCGCCTATCTGCCGCACTACCGGTACGTGCGCTTTCGCGAATCGCGACGCGACGGCGGCGGCATCGTGGAGATGGCGGCCAACCGGCCGTTCGGCCCGTTCAACTGGCCCACCTGGTGGCTCTCCGAGATGGCGGTGAATCGCGAGGTGCCGTGGGTGCGTTTCCGGCACATTGGCGGCGTCACGACGCGCATGGACGTGGAGTGGAGTTTCACCCCGGTGGACGGCGGCACACTGGCGCGCATCGTGCACGTGTGGGACGGCCCCAACTGGCCACTCATTGGCCCGTTTGCGGCCACGCAGGTCATTGCCCCGGTGTTCGTGCACGGCATCGCGTCGCGCACCCTGGCGGGGTTGGCGAAGGTCGCGGAGCGCGCCTCATGAACCACCCCCACCGTTCTCCTGTGCCCGCCTCGGGCGTTGGTCCGTCGCGCCGACGTGTCGCCATCACGGGCATCGGCTGCGTCACCCCCATCGGCACGGGGGTGGACGCGCTCTGGAGCGGGCTGCGTGCCGAGCAGTCGGTGGTGCAGCGCCTCACCCGCTTCGACGCCAGCATTTACCGCTCGCAGTGCGCGGCGCAGGTGAACGACTTCGATCCCACCACGTGGATCGACGCCAAGCGTGTGAAGCGGCTCGACCGCTACAGTCAGTTTGCCGTCGTGAGTGCGATGCTGGCGCTGGGCGATGGGGCGCTCGATCTGGAGACCGTGGACCGGGAGCGCATGGGCGCGATGATGGGGACGGCGCTGGGGGGCGTGGGGTATGCCGAGGAGCAGGCGGCCCGCTTTGCCGAGGCGGGGCTGCGGGCGGTGGATGCCACGCTGGCGCTGGCCGTGTTCGGGGGATCGTCGAGCTGCAACATGGCCATCGAGTTCGGCATCAGCGGTCCCAACTCCACGAACGCCATGAGCTGCGCGAGCGGCAGCATGGCCATTGGCGAGGCGTTCCGGCAGATCCGCGATGGCCGTGCCGACGTGATGCTGGCGGGTGGCAGCGAGGCGCCGCTGGCGACACTCTGCTTCGGCGCGTTTGCGCTCATTCGCGCGATGAGTACCCGCAACGAGGATCCGGCGGCGGCGTCACGCCCCTTCGACGCCGACCGCGACGGCTTCGTCATGGGCGAGGGGGCCGCGGTGCTGTTGCTGGAGGAGTGGGAGCATGCCACGCGTCGCGGCGCGCGCATTTATGCCGAGCTGGGTGGGTACGGCACGACCAACGATGCCCATCACATGACGGCGCCGCTGCCGGGTGGGGCACAGGCGGCGCGCTGCGTGCAGATGGCGCTCGTCGATGCGAGTGCGGCGCCCAACGACGTGGAGTACATCAACGCGCACGGCAG harbors:
- a CDS encoding NAD(P)/FAD-dependent oxidoreductase, with product MPRVHVLVVGGGPAGSAAAWHCAQAGLDVCLVDRARFPRAKPCAEYVSPEGSRILHAMGALEMLEAQAAPLSGMVVHAPSGDRIHGEFVARHGFRGFRDRGLGVRREVLDTVLLDRARAAGVQVIEQAKVEQLQQHPDGTVTGATLRTPEGERTVHAALVIGADGLRSVVSRRLGLAHQSRWPRRVALVAHYRHVSGVGTLGEMHVTRRGYVGLAAVGDGLVNVALVVPRRHAGDMRDGTEAYLTRWLEAHPTLASRFAGATRVTPVRATGPFASRARRPWHPGAMLTGDAADFYDPFTGEGIYSALRGGELLAEYALSAVRASSREVHVRALRGYERARQQTFGGKWRVEQLIGLAVGMPPLLNHAARVLSRDRDLADLLIGVTGDFVPPSAVLTPRTLLRFLG
- a CDS encoding flavin reductase family protein, with the protein product MIDSDLFRAVLGRFATGITVITTCDANKTPHGMTVSAFSSLSLSPPLVLVCIGNDATMAPVIDAAHSFAVNVLSAGQEAISRRFAGKVDDRFAGVGYTTGELGDPVLDEVLASLQCRIVARHPAGDHMIVVGEVVAGATYEGKPLLYYRGGYAVLER
- a CDS encoding methyltransferase domain-containing protein; this encodes MFIPARRRGSEILDDPNADPALSLRSLRDIALANRFFGGRDAVVNTLRTVLASRPAGDAPLTLLDIGTGLGDIPAAAERVARAQGVALRTIGLERAPLLAGAAAARCTHGLAADAMQLPFATGSIDIVTMSQVLHHFDGAEAEHLLQECTRVARVAVIVGDLRRSWLAVAGLWVSSFALGFHPVSRHDGVLSVLRGYTRDELQALVERATRCPATVRHRLGFRVTAHWSPQYHAP
- a CDS encoding SRPBCC family protein, giving the protein MTSPLHSAAAPFVLGPPPTGRLVTTVDELVVRAPAQRIFEVAAAVEHWPAYLPHYRYVRFRESRRDGGGIVEMAANRPFGPFNWPTWWLSEMAVNREVPWVRFRHIGGVTTRMDVEWSFTPVDGGTLARIVHVWDGPNWPLIGPFAATQVIAPVFVHGIASRTLAGLAKVAERAS
- the fabF gene encoding beta-ketoacyl-ACP synthase II, which codes for MNHPHRSPVPASGVGPSRRRVAITGIGCVTPIGTGVDALWSGLRAEQSVVQRLTRFDASIYRSQCAAQVNDFDPTTWIDAKRVKRLDRYSQFAVVSAMLALGDGALDLETVDRERMGAMMGTALGGVGYAEEQAARFAEAGLRAVDATLALAVFGGSSSCNMAIEFGISGPNSTNAMSCASGSMAIGEAFRQIRDGRADVMLAGGSEAPLATLCFGAFALIRAMSTRNEDPAAASRPFDADRDGFVMGEGAAVLLLEEWEHATRRGARIYAELGGYGTTNDAHHMTAPLPGGAQAARCVQMALVDASAAPNDVEYINAHGSSTPLNDPTETEAIKRVFGAHAYTIPISSTKGYYGHALGASGAFEAAICALAIARGWIPPTVGLRTPDAACDLDFVPGSGRALSPRVVVSNSFGFGGINAALVLRAPS